Below is a genomic region from Lonsdalea populi.
GTCGGCATGAAGCGAGTGGCGATCTCTTCCGTCACCGGCCGTTTGGATACCATCGAGTGGCCAAAGTCCCCCTGCAGCACATTAGCCAGAAAATGCAAAAACTGCTGCGGCAGCGGTCGATCCAGCCCCAGCTCCTGGCGCACCATCTGCACCACTTCGGCATCCGCATCCTGTCCGGCCACCAGACGAGCGGGATCGCCCGGCAGCAGGTGAACAAACAGAAACACCAGCACCATGACGATGAATAAGGTGGGGATGAGTCCCAGTAAACGTTTGAGAAAATAATTCAGCATTGACGCCTTTCCACATACGCTATTTCGCCGCCCGGCCGATACGCCGGTCGGAAAAGCCGCCGGTCTGAAGCCGGCGGCGCAGGTTGATTACTCAGTCAGGTCGGCGTTATCAAAACTGAACGAGGTGTCCGGCATCATGTAGAAGCCGGTCAGTTTCTTGCTATTGGCTGACACCAGTTTTTCCGTCACCAGGAACGCCCAAGGCGCATCCGCCCAGATCTTGTCTTGTGCGTCGGCGTAGAGTTTTTGCTTCTCGGCGCGATCCGTCGTTTTCAACGCGTTGGTCAGATCGGCGTCCACCGCCGGGTTGCTGTAGAACGCGGTATTAAACTGCGCGGGCGGCCAGGCGGCGGTCGAGAATAGCGGGCTCAGCGCCCAGTCGGCTTCGCCGGTAGAGGCGGACCAGCCGGTATAGAACATCCTCACCCCGCTCTCTTTCACGCCTTTGCCTTCCACTTCCGCGGCGCGCTGTCCGGCGTCCATCGCCGTTACCTGCACCTTGATGCCCACCTGAGCCAACTGCTGCTGGGTGAACTGCAAGACTTTTTGCGCCGTACTGTGGTTATGCGACGACCACAGCGTGGTGGTGAACCCGTTGGGATAACCCGCCTCTTTGAGCAGCTCGCGCGCCTTGGCCGGATCGTAAGGCCACGGCTTATACTGCACCGCATAGTCAATACCGGCAGGCAGCGGACCTTCGGACGGCACTGCATAGCCCGCGAACGCGACCTTAATGAGCGCATCCTTGTTGATAGCGTAATTGACCGCCTGACGGACTTTGGGGTTGTCAAACGGCTTTTGCGTTACGTTGAAACTGATGTAGCGATGCAGGATCGACGGCGACGCCGCCAGCGAGATAGCCTTGTCATTTTCCAGCAGCTTAGCCTGCTCGAACGGGATCGGATAAGCGAACTGCGCCTCGCTGGTTTTCAACAGCGCCGCGCGCGTGTTGTTATCGACGATCGGACGCCAGGTGATGCTGTCCAACTTAGGCAGACCGGCCTGCCAGTAACCGGCGAATTTTTCCACCTTCACAAAGTCGGTCTGATTCCAGGTCACAAAGCGGTAAGGCCCCGTTCCGACCGGGTGGAAGCCGATCTCTTTGCCGTACTGTTTCAACGCCGCCGGTGAGATGATGACCGCCGCCGGATGCGCCAGATTGTTGACGAACGCGGAGAACGGCGTTTTCAACGTAATTTTCACCGTCAGCGGGTCGACCACTTCCGTGCTGGCGATGGACTTGAACAGATTGTAGCGCTTCAGGCGGTTGTCCGGGTTGCTGGCGCGGTCAAAGTTGACTTTTACCGCCTCGGCGTTGAAATCGGTGCCGTCGTGGAATTTCACGCCCGGCCGCAGTTTGATGGTGTACACGGTGCCGTCGGGGCTGGTCTGGTAGCTCTCCGCCAGCACGTTCGTCAGTTTCATGTCCTTATCAAAGCCGAACAGCCCCTGATAGAACGACTTGGCCACCGTCTGAGACAGCGTGTCGTTCGCGTCGTAAGGATCGAGCGTCGTGAAGTTGGAGGCGACGGCGATCACCGCGTCCTTCGCCGCCCATACCGGCGCGGCGGTCGTCGAAGCAACGATGCCCGCGGCCAACAGCCAGCAATGCGTCTTAACTGTTTTCATGTTGTGCATTCTCCTTGTGTTCCCTATCAGTAAGCGCCGGCGATGCGGTGGCGGGCGACGAAGTGCCGCTCTCCCACCTGCACCAGCGGAGCCGTCGCGGGCTCATCGCCCAATGCCCGGATCGGGCTGGGTATTTCATCAACCGGTAGCGCCAGGACCTGATGACGCCGTGAAGGATCGGGGCTGGGCACCGCCGCCATCAGCTTGCGGGTATAGGGGTGCTGCGGGTTTTCGAAAACGTCCCGACGCGTGCCGATCTCGACAATCTGCCCCATATACATCACCGCCACACGGTGGCTAATGCGCTCTACCACGGCCATGTCGTGGGAAATGAACAAAAATGCGGTGCCAAATTCGCGCTGAATATCCAGCATCAAATTGACGATTTGCGCCTGAATGGAGACGTCCAACGCCGAGACGGACTCATCGGCAATCACCACCTTGGGATTGAGCGCCAGCGCCCGAGCGATGCAGATACGCTGTCGCTGGCCGCCGGAAAACTCGTGAGGATAGCGCTGCGCATACTCCGGCAGCAAACCCACGCGCTCCAGCAGCGCGGCGACGCGCTGTTCCGCCTCCGCCCGACCGGCGACCTTGTGCACCAACAGCGGCTCCATGATGGAATACCCCACCGTCTGGCGGGGGTCCAGCGACGCATAAGGGTCCTGAAAGATAAACTGAATGTCCCGTCGCAGATGCTGCAACGTCGCCCCTTTTAGTGAGTTAATGCGCCGGCCATTAAAGGTGATCACGCCGTCCTGACTCTCAACCAGCCGCAACAACGAGCGGCCGGTGGTCGATTTACCGCAGCCGGACTCGCCGACCAGCGCAAGCGTTTCGCCCGGATACAATTCGAAGCTGACGTGCTCTACGGCATGAACCTGACGGGTGATCCGATTCAATAGGCCTGAACGCAGGGGAAAACGCGTCACCAGATTCTCAACCTGTAAGATTGGCGGCGCCTCGGCGGGAATGGTGTCCTGCGGAACAGCGGCGGCATCCTGCGGTTGCCCCGGCAACGCGAAAGGCAGAGGAAACGGGTGTCCGCGCATGGCCCCCAGTCGGGGAACCGCGGCCAGCAAAGCCTGCGTGTAGGGCTCTTGCGGCGCGGAGAACAGCGCATCGACGGCGCCGGACTCGACGCAGACGCCGCGATGCATGACCAGCACCCGATCCGCCATCTCAGCGACCACGCCCATATCATGAGTGATGAAGATCACCCCCATCTCCATCTCGCGCTGTAGTGTACGAATCAACTGTAGAATTTGCGCCTGAATCGTCACATCCAGCGCCGTCGTGGGTTCATCCGCAATCAGTAGCTTCGGACGGCAAGAGAGCGCCATCGCAATCATCACGCGCTGGCGCATGCCGCCGGAGAGCTGATGCGGATAACGCTTCATGACGTTGGCGGCTTCGGGGATCCGCACCCGCTCCAGCATATGCAGCGCTTCGCGTCGGGCGCTGGCAGGATCCAGCCCCTGATGCAGCCGCACCGACTCGGCGATCTGTTCGCCCATGGGAAAGACCGGATTCAGGGATGTCATGGGTTCCTGAAAAATCATCGCCATATCTGCGCCACGGATATGCCGCATTTGGGAGGGGGAAACGTGACGTAGATCGACGACGTCCCCACTGCGACGACGGAACCACAGTTCGCCGCTGGAGAACGCGCCGCCCGCCTGCTCGATGAGGCGCATCAGCGCCAGTGAGGTGACCGATTTGCCGGAGCCGGACTCTCCGACGATCGCCAGCGTTTCGCCGCGATCGACGGTGAAGGATAAGTCTTGAACCGCATCGACCCGGTTCTGATGCTGCATAAAATTAACGCCCAGTCCGCGAACGTCGAGTACACGGTGAGGGGGCAGCGTCTTTGCGCTGCCTGCCCGGGAGGTCGGTAATCGGTTTATCTGAGACGACAGGGTCATGTACGGTGAATCTCCCATAAAACTCGCTTCCCGCCGCTGTCGTTACGGGATCCTCATCGGGTTTCGACTATATTTAGCGCTGGCGTCAATGTAAAGAACAAATCCATCGGCGAGTTGATATAAAGATCTTTTATAACAAAAAGTTACCACACATAATCTCACGCTATAAGGTCGAAAAAACACCCTTATTCACATTTTCAACCTGCGGCGTTGCTCGTGCTCATCCCCCCGCGTTCGACGTTCTCCCCTCAGGCGTTCTCTGACATAATAATGGCATAGGAATCCTGTTCTCGCCTGCGATCTTGCCTGCAGCGGAATCTTTTGTGGAGCATTCATGAGCATATCCGGCCTTCTTTCTCTCAACCAGGCGTTGCAGCAAATGCTGGTGCAGATCGCACCGATCGCGGATACCGAGACGGTATCGATTTATCAGGCTGCTGGCCGCATCGCGGCGGCGCCGCTGACCTCCCCAATTAACGTGCCCCCGTTCGACAACTCCGCGATGGACGGTTACGCCGTGCGCGGCGACGAAGACTTCGGTCGTCCGCTGCCGTTAGCGGGAAAAGCCTTCGCCGGCGCGCCGTTCGAGGACGTCTGGCCCGCTGGCAGCTGTATTCGAATTATGACCGGCGCGCCCCTCCCCGCCGAAGCGATCGCGGTCGTCATGCAGGAGCACACGTCGGCATCCGAAGCGGGCGTTCAGTTTTTACACCCGATTGAGCCGGGGCAGAATATTCGCCGCGCCGGTGAAGATATTCGCGAACAGGAGTCCGTTCTGAATGCGGGGACGCGGCTCGGGACGGCCGAACTGCCGCTATTGGCTTCGCTGGGGATCGCGGAAGTGAACGTCTATCGCCGTTTGCGCGTCGCCGTGTTCTCGACCGGCGATGAGCTACAGCCCGTGGGGGAGCCTTTGCTGCCGGGACAGATTTACGATACCAACCGCTTCGCGGTGTGGTTGATGCTGGAAGCATTGGGTTATGAGGTGGTCGATCTCGGGATCATCCCTGACGATCCGGAGGCGCTGCGCCAGGCTTTTACCGACGCCGATGCCTGCGCGGATGTCGTCATCAGCAGCGGCGGCGTCTCCGTCGGGGAAGCCGACTACACCAAGTCGGTGCTGGATGAGCTAGGCGACATCCATTTCTGGAAGCTGGCGATCAAACCGGGCAAGCCGTTTGCCTTCGGCAAGCTCCCCCACGCCTGGTTTTGCGGTCTGCCGGGGAACCCCGTCTCCGCCGCCGTCACGTTTTATCAACTGGTGCAACCGCTGCTGGCGAAATTGTCCGGCTATACGCAGTGGCGATTGCCCGCCCGTATGCGGGTCAAAACTACGTCCCCGCTGAAAAAAACGCCTGGTCGACTCGATTTTCAGCGCGGCATCTTTTCACGCAATGCGGACGGCGACATCGAGGTGCGCAGCACCGGTCATCAGGGCTCGCATGTATTCAGCTCGTTTAGTCAGGGTAACTGCTTTATCGTGCTCGACGCCGAACGCGGCCCTGTCGCCGCCGGCGAATGGGTAGAGATTGAGCCGTTCAGCCGCCTGCTGGAGGACCTATAATGGCGACGCTGACGGATGCCGAGGCGCTGCGCTATAACCGGCAGATTGTCCTGCGCGGCTTTGACTTCGACGGCCAGGAGGCGCTGAAAGACGCACGCGTGCTCGTCGTCGGTCTCGGGGGATTGGGCTGCGCCGCCGCGCAGTATTTGGCCGCGGCGGGCGTGGGTCACCTCACCTTGCTGGATTTCGATACTGTCTCGCTCTCGAACCTGCAACGGCAAATTCTGCATCGCGACAAGCGCATCGGCATGGCGAAAGTCGATTCCGCCGCCGTCGAGCTGCGAAACATCAACCCGCATATCACGGTGGAGCCGCTGGAAGCCCAGTTAGATGACCTCGCGCTACAGGAGCGCATCGCCGCGCATGACGTCGTCGTTGACTGCGCCGACAATCTGACCACCCGCAACCAGCTGAACAAGATCTGCTTCGAGCTGAAAAAGCCGCTCGTCTCCGGCGCGGCCATTCGTATGGAAGGACAGCTCGCCGTCTTTACCTACCAGCCGGATACGCCTTGCTATCACTGTCTCAGCCGGTTATTCGACGATAGCGCGCCGACCTGCGTGGAAAGCGGCGTCATGGCCCCGCTGGTCGGCATCATAGGTTCTCTGCAGGCAATGGAAACCCTGAAGCTGCTGACCCATTTCGGCGCCGTCAACGCCGGAAAGTTGCTGATGGTGGATGCCATGACGGTGCAGTTCCGCGAGCTGGCCCTGCCCAAAGATCCGGCCTGCGAAGTCTGTGGCAGTCAGCTTTCTTCATCCTCCGCTGATTCGTAAAATTTCGCCGTCGGCGCCCTCACAAGCCGCGCACATCTTCTATCATTAGTCAGGTATCTATCCCACGGCCGCTGACCGGCGTTGAAGCCGGGATTCAGCGGCGCCAGAGAGACTAAGGGAACTCGTCCCTTGCAAAAAGAGGATTTACCTATGAGTAACGCATTTCTCGAGGCCATCAAGGCCCGCCGTTCCATATATGCTCTCGGCCCCACGCTGCCCCTGTCGGAAGATCAGGTCACGCACATCGTCATAGACGCCGTCAAACTTAGCCCATCCGCTTTCAACTCGCAGACTTCCCGGGTCGTGATTCTGTTTGGCGAGCAGCATCGCAAGGTATGGGACATCACCCGGCGACAGCTGCAAAATATCGTGCCTGCCGAATCCTTTGAGCCAACCGATAAAAAACTGGCCTCGTTCGCCGCAGGCGCCGGAACGGTGCTGTTCTTCGAAGACACCGAGGTGGTGAAAGAGTTGCAGAAGAAGTTCGCCACCTACGCGGACAATTTCCCGGTCTGGTCGGAACACTCGACCGGCATCGCGCAATTTGCCGTGTGGTCGGCGCTGGCGCAGGAAAACATCGGCGCATCGCTGCAACACTACAACCCGCTAATCGATGACGATATCAACGCCGCCTGGTCCCTGCCGGCAAGCTGGAAGCTGCGAGCCGAGATGCCGTTCGGCGCTATTGAACAGCCTGCGGGCGACAAAACCTTTATCCCGGATGACCATCGTTTCCGTATCTTTAAATAACGGATCTGCGCGTCGCGGGCGTTCAGATCCGCGACCCTCCTCAACGTCTGCCTCCGCCGTCTTGTACCGTGCCCTGCCGTATCGCCGACAATTCCGTGACCAAAAACCTGCCGATTGTGTTGTCCCTGAGGGGGGACTAGTATCAATGAGTTCCTTTCCGAACACCCGGCGTATATGAAGCCTGTGGGCGTTCTGATTTCCCGTTGACTGAAACAGAGAGGCAAGCGCATGAGTAAAATCGCTGTGGTTTATTTTTCCGGCTATGGTCACACCAAGCAAGTTGCGGAAGTGGTGGCGGAGAGCGCCGGGGCGACATTGATCCCCATCGACAACAACGGGGACATTGAAGAGGCGGACTGGCAGACGCTGGCTAATGCCGACGGCATTATTTTCGGCTCCCCCACTTACATGGGGTCAGTCGCCTGGCAGTTTAAGAAATTTGCGGATGCGTCGTCCAAAGTCTGGGCCGAACGCGGCTGGCAGGACAAAGTGTTCGGCGGCATCACCAACAGCGCCAGCCTGAACGGCGACAAGCAGGTCACCCTCATCTATCTGCAAACGCTGGCCGCGCAGCACGGCGGCATTTGGGTCAGCCTGGGACTGCTGCCCGCCAATACGCAGGCATCGACGCGAAGCGACGTCAACAACCTCGGCGGCTCTGTCGGCGTACTGGTGCAATCCCCTGCGGACGCGGGCGCGGACGCCATCCCGACGGGCGATTTGGAAACCGCCAAACTGTATGGCGCCCGAGTCGCGGACATCACCCGCCGCCTGCGCGGCTAGTCAACGCCCGTACGTCGCCTTTAATACCCACAGGGACTCCCGCTCGGCGGCAGTCCTGTTTTTTTATATGCGTCACTTCAAGGCCGCCGGCGTCGGTCCCGCGCCGGGATCCGGGGCGAAAACCCGCACTGCGCTTCGGCGAATGCGGAATCTCGCGGGCGTGGTGCCGACAATCTCGCCGTCGGCGTTGATATCGTGAGGACGCGACGTCTGTAGCGTCAGCGCCGTCGTCGAAAAGGCCCGGACTTTACGCCAGCGTCCGTGGGTACCGCGACGCAGGAACGGGATCAGCGCAATCATCTCCCACCAGTGGTCGATTTCGAGACTATACACATCGAACAGGCCATCATCCGGTTTCGCGCTCTGCTCCACCGTCATCCCACCGCCGTAAAAACGCCCGTTGCCGACGGACACCTGCACGGTTTTGACCCGTTCGCGCTGGCCGTCGTGATCGATCTCCACGGTAAACGGCCGACTCTGCTTCAGCAGCCGGATGGCCGCCAGCGCATAGCCGACCGTACCCCAGCGTTTTTTCGATTTGGCCGACAACCCGCGCGCCATCGCGGCGGAGAAGCCGATGCTCGAGACATTGAAGAAAGGGTGGCCGTTGACCTCGCCCAAATCGATAGCGCGCACCGCACCGCGGGCGATGACTTCGACAGCCTGCTTAATATCACGGGGAATGCCCAGCGTTCTCGCCAGATCGTTCGCCGTTCCCAGCGGCAGAATGCCGAGCGGCAAACCGGTCTCCATCAACGCGTTCGCCGTGGAGTTCAGGGTTCCGTCCCCGCCGCCGACGATCACCATATCCACATGACCTGCGTGCGTGCGGATGACATCCCGATAACGGCTGTGCTTGTCCATTTTCGGAATCACGGGTTCGATGTGCTTATCGCGCAGCCATTGGGCAACGGCCTCGATCGAGGTATCGCCATTGCGGGCCTTTCGATTGACTAACAGTAGCGCACGGAAGCGGTAGGTCTCCGACATCTCTTGGGTATTCACCATAAGGCCTCTCTGACCCAGCACGGGAGAAAAACTCGCAAAGTTAACCACAGTAAAAATCGTCGGTACAGACTTTAGACCGCCGTTGAAGTGATAATAGACAAAACATTACATTCACTGCCGCGGCAGCGACTCGGTAGACGAACAAGCGCGTGCTCGCTCCGAGGAAAAACGTCGAAGCAATCGGGAAAATCGTGACGAAGACGGTAATGATCCTTATCACCTCACGGGGAGTCTCCGTACCCGCCTGCAATAAAAGCGAACGGTGGCGCCATTAGCGCCACGCTCTGTGAATCACAATGAAGTTAACGGTGCTGGTATTCAGGCATCCGATTTGGTCTGAACCCAGAAAGCATGGATCAGGCCTGGAATATACCCCAGCAGCGTCAGAATAATATTAATGATGAAAGCCCAACCCAGCCCTTTGCCTAACAGCACGCCCAGCGGGGGTAAAATAATCGTAAAAATAATTCTCCAGAATCCCATACATTTTCTCCATGAGAAGATAGCCAAGGTAACCATAGTCGCACGGCGTTAATATGCCAAATATCGGTATATCGAAGGCCGGTTTATTCGGACACCCTTCGACCCAATCCCTCTTTGGGATAGTTAACGGGTCACTCTAAACGTGGGCAACGGTCGAAATCCTCACGCACTTCGCCTGTGTCCCGATTCGTGTGCGCCGCCCGTCGTCAAACTGACGTCGCCGCCAGCACCAACCAGGTCAGGCTCTTAAACAGATATGGAGGTAAAAGACAAAAAACCAATCATGCTGATAGATCTCACCTCAAAATCATCATTTTCTCTAAATATTACCCATTGTTATTAACAAAAAAAACTAATCAGAAACAGTTGATAGTGGTGTATATATCTTAACAATTTTAGGAGGATGAATGGGCCGCCAACCTTCTCAGCCACCCCGGCGCTTGACCTCACCAGCGCCTAGCTACAGGGCCGGGACGCGCGATTTTATCTTTTCGGCCTTCTCTAGGCGATCCAGCTTCATCTCCATGATCCCCCCGTGTGCAACCTCCATGAGATGCTCGGGAGCAACATTTTTGTTGGCAAAAACGCACAAAAAGACAGCCCTACGTGGCTGCCTTTCGCTTTGATTTTGGCCTCACAGGCCCTGATGCTTTTCTCTTTCATTGCTGCTCGCACGCTTTCCCCTTCGGGGATAATGGCTATTGGCTTTGCCTACCATCGCACCCGCTTTACGAAAGCGCGCGAGCAGAGGGGACAGACGCGGAGTAAGAGCTTTTACTCTCGCCCGCACGTCTTAGGCATGTGCGGAATATTTGAGGTGAGTCTTGACGCCCCACAGTCCGCCCAGCACGCTGACAACCGCGCCGATCAGCAGCGCAAAGAAAGACCACAGCGCGGCTTTAGCCATCATGCTGGCCGCCTGCGCAGCCTTGTCCGCCGCTTCCTGTTTGAATTCGGCGTACTGCTGTTTGGCCTGATTGATCTGGTCCTGCGCCTGACTCAGACGTTTGTCCACTTCCTGCGCCGCTTTATCGCGAGCCTGAATCATGTTGTCGATGGTTTTATCCACTTCTTGCGGCGTCATCGAGGTATTTTCCGTCAGCACTTTTTTCAGGTCGTCACGGTCGATGCCCTTGGAAATGGCGTCTGCGCGCGCTTTCAGTTTATCCGTCAGCCCCTGAATCACCGCGTCGCTGTTGTTCGGTGCGGTCGCCAGCTGTTTCACAGCCTGAGTGATATCGCCTTTGGCTTCCACCATCTGCTGCTTCAGATAATCCGGCTGCAGCGTCGGGATGTTGGATTTTTTCAGCGCGGCGGCAACGTCGTCCTGCACTTTATCGCTCTGTACGTCCGTATTAATGGTGAACTGGTCGAAGGCAGATTTACCCATCTCGCCCAAACCTGACGCGCCTTTGCCCAGCATATCGCCCGCGCCGGAAATGACCGAGCCGGAAGCAGAGGCGATAGAGCCCAGCATGTTCCCTGCCGTGCTCACGGCGGACCCAACCAGCATCGCGCCCAGAATCGCCGCCACAATCAGTGAGGTAGCCCAAACCAGAAAACCGTGGATCATACCGTCGTTACCCGCCAGTCGACCGGCGACGAAGGCCCCGGCCAGCAGGCTGATGACGATAGAAACCGCGGTCCACAGGCCAAAGGCCATACCGGCGCCATGAGTAGGATTTTCGGCGTTGGGATCGACAATCGCGAATCCCATACTGGTGCTTAAGGTCGACAACAGCATGGAAACGGCGAGCACCGTGACCACACCACCGATAATGCTACCCCATGATATTGTCTTGAACGGTCTGATTTCATTGGTGACGTCCATCATTACTCCTTAGATTTTATGATACGTAAGATTACAATTTCTAATGAGTATAGACATAGAATCGCTCATCAAGTCTTGATATGTTTAACAAAAATAAACGTTCACGCATTGCGCGACACAGACCGGGAAACAGGTTTTTTTCCACAGGGCACAGCAGAGCAAGGAATAGACTGGAGCAACGACGGCGTAATAGAGACGCGTAAAGCGTATAGTCACCAGGAAGTTGAAAGAAACAGCAGTGCAAGGTTCATGGTTTTCATCTCACACGCCGCCCTATTTATCAATAGGGGTAAAGAAGGGCTCATACTCTATCGCTAAGTGACCCGAGGCATTCGATAAATATCGATTAATAAAACGAGTGATTATCGCCATAAAAGGATTGCATTCACATGGAAAAGTTAACGGCTCCGCTCTATTCAAACATGCTCAATAATCCGAGAGATTTCGAGCTAATAGCGGTTATGGAATTATTGAGTTTCGAAGATATCTCTTTTACATCAATTAATTATTATTTATCCGCTATATTTCTCTCTGATGAGCCGACGCCGTCGATGTTGAGGTCATCCATAGGTAACCGGCGTTTACTTATTAATTATCAGGGACCTATGGATGACCTTGAACCTCATGATGTCGTTTTGTTCTTTCCTCATAAAATTCAGTCAGTAGCCATCACTTCCAGCGACAAGACTCATAGAATAAATGAGTTCACGCGCAACGATATTCACGTATTAATCATTGAGCGTATTATTTCATCCCAAATAAAAATCGAGGCAAATGCCATCGATAGAAATAGGGAGTCGCATTATCCCTCCGTGAAATTGGTTATAAAAGTTGCCTGACTATTTCGGATAACTGGAAACCAGGTGCGCTCAATCACGTTAAAGAAGTCATTAATCGTTACAAGCACACCTGCTGTTCTAAATATCATGAGTGAGGAATATGCTATGAACACGACATTACATCTTATTTGGGGACCAGCGAGTACAGGGAAGACCGCGAAGTCGGTGGCCTTAGCGGAACGCAACGGCGCACCGGTGTTGGTCCTGGACCGTATACAATGTTGCCCTGATGTGGCGATAGGCAGCGGACGCCCGTCTGAACAAGAACTGCGCGGTACAAAGCGCGTTTATCTGAACTCACGGCCGATTGCACAAGGCATCATCTCCGCGCAGCAGGCCGTTGAGCGGCTGCATCAACTGATTGACCATTATTCCGCGATATATCCGCTTATCATTCTTGAGGGACGGTCGGTTTCCATATTGCAGGAAATGGTAAAACACCGAACCTGGGGCCAGCAATATGCCTGGTCTTTCGAACCCGTTCCCATGCCTTCCACCGAACATTTTCTGAAACGCGCCACCCAACGCGTATGGGAGATGTTTTACCCCGGCGACGGGCTGAAGTCGTTGCTGGATGAGATGGTGCAGATATGGGCGTATCCCGAGTACAGGTACACGCTCGCGGATATTGACGGCTATCGATGCATCATTAGCTATATGCATCAGCGGCGGCGACACGTAGATGAAATCCTCCACATGAGCCTTGATGAACACAAACAATTGGCGGAAGAAATCGCCCGGGAGTATTGGCAACATGCCCTATGGCAGCAAGAGAATTTTCCTGCTATTCCCCATACCTGGTGCCAGCCCCCGCGACGGTTGACCCAGAGTGATTGAGATTTCCCCGTCGGCCGTGCACGGCACTCGCCAGACCCGGTTATTTTATGCTTTTTCCGATGCGCCGATCTGATTCAACCGCGTCGAATACGCTACAAATAATAATTGAGATGTTTCCCAGCCAGCATTCCTGCCAGCCTTTGCTACGCTTACAGGGACATTTAGCCATTAGTTAAGGAGCTGGTATGTTCGGAAAAGCAGAAGATAAAGTAAACGAAGCGGCTGGCGCTGCTCAGGAAGCTGTCGGCGAGGCCACTGACTCACACGAGCATCAGTTCAAAGGGGCGGCTAAGAAGTATGCCTCTCAGGC
It encodes:
- the gsiB gene encoding glutathione ABC transporter substrate-binding protein GsiB, with amino-acid sequence MKTVKTHCWLLAAGIVASTTAAPVWAAKDAVIAVASNFTTLDPYDANDTLSQTVAKSFYQGLFGFDKDMKLTNVLAESYQTSPDGTVYTIKLRPGVKFHDGTDFNAEAVKVNFDRASNPDNRLKRYNLFKSIASTEVVDPLTVKITLKTPFSAFVNNLAHPAAVIISPAALKQYGKEIGFHPVGTGPYRFVTWNQTDFVKVEKFAGYWQAGLPKLDSITWRPIVDNNTRAALLKTSEAQFAYPIPFEQAKLLENDKAISLAASPSILHRYISFNVTQKPFDNPKVRQAVNYAINKDALIKVAFAGYAVPSEGPLPAGIDYAVQYKPWPYDPAKARELLKEAGYPNGFTTTLWSSHNHSTAQKVLQFTQQQLAQVGIKVQVTAMDAGQRAAEVEGKGVKESGVRMFYTGWSASTGEADWALSPLFSTAAWPPAQFNTAFYSNPAVDADLTNALKTTDRAEKQKLYADAQDKIWADAPWAFLVTEKLVSANSKKLTGFYMMPDTSFSFDNADLTE
- a CDS encoding dipeptide ABC transporter ATP-binding protein encodes the protein MTLSSQINRLPTSRAGSAKTLPPHRVLDVRGLGVNFMQHQNRVDAVQDLSFTVDRGETLAIVGESGSGKSVTSLALMRLIEQAGGAFSSGELWFRRRSGDVVDLRHVSPSQMRHIRGADMAMIFQEPMTSLNPVFPMGEQIAESVRLHQGLDPASARREALHMLERVRIPEAANVMKRYPHQLSGGMRQRVMIAMALSCRPKLLIADEPTTALDVTIQAQILQLIRTLQREMEMGVIFITHDMGVVAEMADRVLVMHRGVCVESGAVDALFSAPQEPYTQALLAAVPRLGAMRGHPFPLPFALPGQPQDAAAVPQDTIPAEAPPILQVENLVTRFPLRSGLLNRITRQVHAVEHVSFELYPGETLALVGESGCGKSTTGRSLLRLVESQDGVITFNGRRINSLKGATLQHLRRDIQFIFQDPYASLDPRQTVGYSIMEPLLVHKVAGRAEAEQRVAALLERVGLLPEYAQRYPHEFSGGQRQRICIARALALNPKVVIADESVSALDVSIQAQIVNLMLDIQREFGTAFLFISHDMAVVERISHRVAVMYMGQIVEIGTRRDVFENPQHPYTRKLMAAVPSPDPSRRHQVLALPVDEIPSPIRALGDEPATAPLVQVGERHFVARHRIAGAY
- the moeA gene encoding molybdopterin molybdotransferase MoeA, with the translated sequence MSISGLLSLNQALQQMLVQIAPIADTETVSIYQAAGRIAAAPLTSPINVPPFDNSAMDGYAVRGDEDFGRPLPLAGKAFAGAPFEDVWPAGSCIRIMTGAPLPAEAIAVVMQEHTSASEAGVQFLHPIEPGQNIRRAGEDIREQESVLNAGTRLGTAELPLLASLGIAEVNVYRRLRVAVFSTGDELQPVGEPLLPGQIYDTNRFAVWLMLEALGYEVVDLGIIPDDPEALRQAFTDADACADVVISSGGVSVGEADYTKSVLDELGDIHFWKLAIKPGKPFAFGKLPHAWFCGLPGNPVSAAVTFYQLVQPLLAKLSGYTQWRLPARMRVKTTSPLKKTPGRLDFQRGIFSRNADGDIEVRSTGHQGSHVFSSFSQGNCFIVLDAERGPVAAGEWVEIEPFSRLLEDL
- the moeB gene encoding molybdopterin-synthase adenylyltransferase MoeB, with product MATLTDAEALRYNRQIVLRGFDFDGQEALKDARVLVVGLGGLGCAAAQYLAAAGVGHLTLLDFDTVSLSNLQRQILHRDKRIGMAKVDSAAVELRNINPHITVEPLEAQLDDLALQERIAAHDVVVDCADNLTTRNQLNKICFELKKPLVSGAAIRMEGQLAVFTYQPDTPCYHCLSRLFDDSAPTCVESGVMAPLVGIIGSLQAMETLKLLTHFGAVNAGKLLMVDAMTVQFRELALPKDPACEVCGSQLSSSSADS
- a CDS encoding nitroreductase family protein encodes the protein MSNAFLEAIKARRSIYALGPTLPLSEDQVTHIVIDAVKLSPSAFNSQTSRVVILFGEQHRKVWDITRRQLQNIVPAESFEPTDKKLASFAAGAGTVLFFEDTEVVKELQKKFATYADNFPVWSEHSTGIAQFAVWSALAQENIGASLQHYNPLIDDDINAAWSLPASWKLRAEMPFGAIEQPAGDKTFIPDDHRFRIFK
- a CDS encoding flavodoxin family protein, whose protein sequence is MSKIAVVYFSGYGHTKQVAEVVAESAGATLIPIDNNGDIEEADWQTLANADGIIFGSPTYMGSVAWQFKKFADASSKVWAERGWQDKVFGGITNSASLNGDKQVTLIYLQTLAAQHGGIWVSLGLLPANTQASTRSDVNNLGGSVGVLVQSPADAGADAIPTGDLETAKLYGARVADITRRLRG
- a CDS encoding lipid kinase; this translates as MVNTQEMSETYRFRALLLVNRKARNGDTSIEAVAQWLRDKHIEPVIPKMDKHSRYRDVIRTHAGHVDMVIVGGGDGTLNSTANALMETGLPLGILPLGTANDLARTLGIPRDIKQAVEVIARGAVRAIDLGEVNGHPFFNVSSIGFSAAMARGLSAKSKKRWGTVGYALAAIRLLKQSRPFTVEIDHDGQRERVKTVQVSVGNGRFYGGGMTVEQSAKPDDGLFDVYSLEIDHWWEMIALIPFLRRGTHGRWRKVRAFSTTALTLQTSRPHDINADGEIVGTTPARFRIRRSAVRVFAPDPGAGPTPAALK
- a CDS encoding YqaE/Pmp3 family membrane protein is translated as MGFWRIIFTIILPPLGVLLGKGLGWAFIINIILTLLGYIPGLIHAFWVQTKSDA